One stretch of Streptomyces sp. 135 DNA includes these proteins:
- a CDS encoding TIGR02391 family protein, translated as MTQMNREWAIGKLKSFLVTAAISYVPSPPNSVGFGYYKFNNPKPEVQAAAQIVERILDRVIPDWRTADWEEAKKQPMWRHREAANRAVALLEAEQELQENLGSGAPQLDAATLHPWVWGSVAGLWSSGHFREAVGAAARAINAQAQAKLARRDPSEAKLLSDAFSTNAPTTGHPRLRLSVDDGGDTFKNRHDGAGNFARGVYSAIRNPIAHEEGDELEEHEALEQLAAFSILARWVDAATVDTAT; from the coding sequence ATGACGCAGATGAACAGGGAGTGGGCGATCGGGAAGTTGAAAAGCTTCCTCGTCACCGCAGCAATCTCCTACGTCCCAAGCCCGCCGAACTCGGTCGGCTTCGGCTACTACAAGTTCAACAACCCCAAGCCCGAGGTGCAGGCGGCGGCTCAGATCGTGGAGCGGATCCTGGACCGGGTGATACCAGACTGGCGAACGGCTGACTGGGAAGAGGCGAAGAAGCAGCCCATGTGGCGCCACCGTGAGGCAGCCAATCGTGCGGTTGCACTTTTGGAGGCTGAGCAGGAGCTGCAGGAGAACCTGGGCAGCGGAGCACCTCAGCTCGACGCCGCGACGCTTCACCCGTGGGTCTGGGGCAGCGTCGCTGGTCTGTGGAGCAGCGGCCACTTCCGTGAGGCGGTCGGGGCCGCCGCCCGGGCCATCAACGCTCAGGCACAGGCAAAGCTCGCACGGAGGGATCCCTCCGAGGCGAAGCTCCTCTCTGACGCCTTTTCCACCAATGCTCCCACCACCGGGCATCCGCGTCTGCGCCTGAGCGTTGACGACGGGGGTGACACCTTCAAGAACCGTCACGACGGTGCTGGCAACTTCGCACGCGGCGTCTACTCGGCCATCCGCAATCCCATCGCCCATGAAGAAGGCGATGAGCTGGAAGAACACGAGGCTCTGGAACAGCTCGCCGCGTTCAGCATCTTGGCCAGGTGGGTGGATGCTGCCACGGTGGATACCGCGACCTGA